From Fusarium oxysporum f. sp. lycopersici 4287 chromosome 10, whole genome shotgun sequence:
CTTGGTATCCAGGTTGCCGGAGCTCTGATTGAGCTCGAAGACCTGACAGGCGCAGCGCATCACCTCAGCACCCTACGGGATCGAGGTGATGGCAAGATGGCACTCACCAAAGCACTTCTGTGGCTGCACCTGGGTGACGTAGAAAGCGCAAGGTCCTGCGCACGCCAAGCCATGGAAAACGATGAAAACGTCGAGAAGCTAATTTTGGCACTCTGTGACATGGCTGACGCAGAGTACGAGACAGCCCTTGAAGCGTGGAAGGAATTGAAGGAAAGTTTGGACGACGAGATGGTCGGCGTTAACACAGCCGTATGCTTGTTGTATCTTGGGCGGATACAGGAGGTATGTTCATCTGTGATACATGCGATGACCAGCGTACTAAACTTTCTTAGGGACGCGCAATATTGGAGGGCCTTGTGGATTCTGGCTTATCATCTCATACGCTGTTATTTAACCTATCGACTATGTACGAGCTGTGTACCGAGAGGCATAAGAAcctgaagctcaagcttACAGAGAGGGTCGCTGGCCTGGAAGCTTCGACTGCAGGCTGGGAAAAGACAAACAGCGATTTCAAgctatagttatataatcTGAACAGATATATCATTTACTCGAGTACCGAGATAGGCAGGccccagggagcaagaaaacttatGATGCTAAAACAGGGTGCCAAAATCAACTGGTCTAAAAGCCTGCTAAGATGTACCTAACTTGcctaagtcttttcatcCCTTAGAATAGAGGCCCTAAATTTTATTGCGTCTTGTAGACATGATACGTCAACAATACATCTTTTCTGAAGTGTACCAACCAATATTTTGAAGCCAATAGATGTATTAATGTGCAAAAGCCGCTGTTAGACCTCCTGAAATTTGGGTCTCAGTGAGCGTCAAACTCTCCCGAAACGTTTTCGACGAAAACAAAGTCCGTCGTGCTTGAAATCCAAACTCCGTGTCTTATTCGACGGCGCCTCTTCCACTCATCCAGTGAACTGAATGAACCGTAGTCATGCGTTGCATTTATAATAACTCCGTTTGCATTGGAGACACTGCAATCGTAACTTGTCAAGCATACTTTGCAAGAACCACGAGGTGAGCGCCTTGGTTCCTGTTTCAAATCCTCAAATCCCGTTACATGGCGTATTAAAGACCATGATGCACCCTGTAACCTCCCAATGGGACGAGCGAGCGGCTTACGACCCATAAAGTCCAGGTGGTTGCAGATAGGGATGTAAACATTCGAGCGCCAGGGCGACGGATCGAGGTTGGCGTTGAGGTGCCATTTTTCATGTAGGAGAAAACGACCACTTTGAATCTCGGGCGTGGCAGAGAAGCTCACGTATGATCCCCAATAGCTGCCGAAGCATGACTTGTAATAAGGCTGCATAATCAGTACAAGTGCATCTCTATACAATTCCCCAAGGCGGTTATATTTTAGGGCGAGTTGAACGTGCTGGTGTTGAACATCGTAGCTGATCCAACTGCACCGATGGTTGATCGAGTTATCCCGGCACAGAAGGGGTATTACTGAGGTGGGGGGACGGTTGACCGTGTGAAGCTTACAGCACTGCCTGCAGAAATAGAGGTCCGGCAGTACGTATGCGAGACCAAGCAAGAAGTCGACTTTGCCTTCAACGTTGGTGTTGGCCATGGTGCGGAAGTCCCTCTTCGCTAGGCGTTGCATGGTCTTGCAGGTCTGTGAAAGGAAGAACAAGGCGTGAAGCTCTGTGTGATCTAGGATGCACAGCATCACGTCAACTGGAAGTTCCAGCAGGCTACGGCTTCTAGAGTTGGTCGACATAATGGATAGCTGTGCTTCGAGTCGATGGAAGGATCCGGATTGATGAACTTGGGCTAAAGGAACCTAAAGCTTACAAGAATTTAGATGGTAGTTATTGCAGTGAGCCCTAAAAGTATAGGAATTTAGAAAAGgttttcttgtttctatATAAACTCTGGAGATCATTTCTTTGAGAAAGTGTGTAAACCCAGAAAGCTTCTCCACGAAGTGTAATTGGGGGCATGGTGCAGCTGGTACATTTCAGAAAAGATGTATTAGATTGAAGCAGGATTCTGCGTATATAATCCGTTGAGATGATGACTGCCTCTATCTCAGTTCTGGAATGATAGATCTATGCAGATTATACCGGAATTCAACCTAGGTATAAATTATGATCAAGGCTGATGTATCACGTCTTCAAGGAGCCAAAAAAAGCCTAGGACCTGCTCTCGAAGGGataaaaagatttaggtaaCTTTATGTACTTTTAGGCAATTTCATTGCGGGGATAGTGGATTTTTCGACTGGCTATTTTTGACAACCCAGGTTAAAGTCAGAATCTTTTTGCTCCCTGAGGTTATCCCCGTCAACCCCGGAGCTACCCCACATACCGCCATTGAGCCTCGGCTCAAATACGTCGATCTCGTCGATCCCCAGGGTGATTAAAGGACCTGAATCTGGGGAAATGCCCATGAATTCTGGTCCTATTCATTATTCCAACAATTTACTTTAATGACCCAATAGAGCACCACGCAGGAAATCAACATGTCGGACCGTGTTAGTCAACTCGCTGGCCATCTCAACTACCCCAAAGGCCTACTCGCTGGTCAAGTAGGTATAATCACAGGCAGCGGCCAAGGAATCGGTGCAGAAGCAGCCAGGCTCTTCGCTAAAGAGGGCGCGAAGGTTGTTGTTGCAGATATCGACGCGGGTTAGTGGCCTTATTCTTTGCTCACGAAACATTGATGTCTGACTCTAGCTCAAATAGAAAAGTGcaaggctgttgctgatgacatcaacaagaatgGCGGCCAGGCTATAGCTGTGCCCGGAGATATTCTCAAGGCAGAATATATCAATGATCTGATCAAGAGAGCTGCGGactttggcgatggaaaGATCAATATCATCGTCAATAACGCGGGCTATACCTGGGATGGTGTCATTCACAAGATGACAGACAAGCAATGGGACACCATTCTCGCTCTTCACTGTACTGCCCCATTTACTCTCGTCCGAGCGGCGGCGCCTTATTTCCGCGTCCGCGACGGCGCTTCTCGTTGCATCGTCAACATTTCATCTACATCTGGAGTGCATGGCAATGCGGGACAGCTCAATTACTCTCTTGCAAAGGCGGGTATCACAGGCTTCACAAAGACGATTGCAAAGGAGTGGGGTCCCTCCTTCGGCGTGAGAGCGAATACTGTTGCCTTTGGACATATTCTCACAAGATTGACGGCGgccaaagaagatggtgCGTTCGTTACTGGACCAGATGGTGAGAAGATTGCATTGGGTATCCCGACGAAACAGAAGGAGGCGGCAGGTGATAATGCCCATGCAGATATTCCGCTGAGGAGAGCCGGTACTGCAACTGAAGCAGCGAGCGCTGTTCTGGCTGTAGCGAGTCCATTGTTTTCGTATGTATCAGGCCAGACCATCATGGTCACTGGAGGTCGTAATATGTAGAGTATATACAGGCGGCGAGTTAGATAGGGCTCCTGGATCAGTCGAGGAGGACATCAATTGACGAAGAAACGTGGTATTAGATTAAACGGTACTATACTTCCCCAAACGCCCCCATCCAACAAGATGTGTCCCTTTTGTGCATGTCATTCCCATTCTTAGACCTTGAGCCACAGGTTGAAGACACCCTGGGCATACTGaacaatctcatcaccaccaagctTGCTCTCTCCATAAAGACGATCGACGAAAGAGATGGGAACCTCAGCGACAGTACATCCCATAGCCTTCGCTCGCACCATAAGCTCCATCTGGAAACTGTATCCCTTGCTCTCAGTGCTAGCAATAGCCTTCTCTAGCGCAGCACGCTTGTACAGTCGGAAGCTGCCCGTGAGGTCACTCACGCCAGGGCGGAGGACAGTATCGGCGAACAAGTTGGCACCACGGCTGACGAACTTGCGCTTGAGATCCCAACCGAAGACACCACCGTTTCCAGCGTAGCGAGTACCCGTGACGATATCGTAGTTGCCCTTGGCCTGGAGAGCGACCATCTCGGGGATGAACTTGGGGTGATGGGAGAAGTCGGCgtccatgatgatgacaaaATTGCCGGTGACGAACTTGAGACCGTGGACGTAGGCTGTTCCGAGACCGAGTTTGCCAGCGCGGGGCTTGAGGACAACGTGGGGGGAGTAGACCTTGACGAGCTGCTGGGCAACTTCTTGGGTTCCATCGGGGGAGCCGTcgtcgacgatgatgagttcCCAATCGAGGTTGCTGTTCGGGTTAGCCTTTCGCCCTTTGAAACTGTGTGTAAGAAGAGACTAACTTCTCAGTAAAGGTACGGTTCAACAACCAGGTAATGATGGGCAGGTTCTTGCGCTCATTGTAGGTTGGCAAGATAACCGAGTACTTGTTCGTGTTTGCGACCATGGCGGGCGATTAGAAGGGTATCGTTTCGAAAAAGGATTTTAAATGAGAAAGCGAcctgaagagaagaaagatcAAAGTTCGATCGCGAACGACAAAATGAGCGTGGGAAATTTGGGGAATCGCGTTTGTTGGATGTCTTGTCGTTATTCGCGTCAAGCCACTCTAAGGGGACACCTTGAAGCTGGCGATTGGGGATGGACAGGGGTGACTAAGCTCACGATGGCTGCCCCTGAATTGGTGGTGGCTGTGCACGACTTGCTGTGGCTGGTGAGTTACAAGCTTTGGTTTGGCCGATGCCGATCTGCTAACATGGATGATTTTGGACCATGACATGACTTGCAGGTTGCAGGGCTCGCGATTGTCAATTCTGCGTCATGCTCGTCAGCTTTTGAAACAGCAGAGGCTTTGCTGGTCACTTAAGGTCTTTTTGTTGGGTCATCGACCGATTATTCAATATTAACCACGGCTTAATGTTGTTGAACAAGAACGTTTCCTTGCATCACTGGACACTTACCGTCTAGTACTGAAGACAGAGCCTCTTTACGTCTTCACCAACCTCGCGTCCACTTCCCCGGCAAAATCAAGTACCGGTACTAAGCCCATCCAGTGTCTCACTGGTTCCGGCGGTCCACCCCCTCAAGTCCTCTGTTTTCCAGATCGGTGGCTTACAATTGAAGCTTGTGGTTCCTTCGAGGAGCTCCCGACCCACCAAAGCTCCCTCTTGTTCCCCGCAAAGCACGCAAACGCCAGCTGGGAAAAAAGGACTAGGAACTGGGATCCTTGACCCAGAGACCAAAAGCCAATCCGAGATGACGACCAAGTCCGTCCCGATCTACAGAGTTCACACCGTCAAGTACGGGTGTTCCTTGGGCTAACCTCACAGTCCACAGAGTCGCAGTCGAGTGACGAAAGGGCGCTTTTCCTTGGCCCAATGCGTGCTATGCGTTCTCCTCCTCCAATTCCCTGGCTCATCCCGTCCAAGTATCTCGTCACTCGTTCCCCGCGGGCGAGGGACCTCGATGCTGTTTGTGCGCCCTCCACCTCGGCCTCGGAGCTACCCATGCCTTACCAATTTGCTTCTGGCTTCTCTCTCTGTGGTCTATGCTGCTTCTGTTTCTCGGCAAAGTGAGGTAGCTGTGGATGGACATGGCTTTGTGGAACCGACCGTCGTGACTTGCCTCGTGCCTTCCTCTGCCAACCTCACTCCCCTTCTTCGTGTCTCGTTCCCCGACTTTGACCTCCTTCCTACATCAACATTGTGAAGCTTCCTCACTCTTGTAGCCTCAGAAATTATCGCAAATATCTCTGGTATCCATTATTGACTTCGCCGTGTCGCGCAAAAACACGCTTATAAGCTAGAGTCAACTTGCGACAGCAATTGTTacgtcatcatcatgtcggACGGAATCGCTCCAGCTATAGACAAAGGTATGTCCCATCGCCAGCCGTCTCAATGGCCTCGTTTCCATCGCGTCTGATGCAGCGCTTCGCAATTGACATGATCGCCATGGCTGTTTCGACCTCCGTGGCTCACCACTGCGCTTATACACGGAATTCTGAGCTGACATGCCCTAGTCGGCGCACCTGAACCCACGGCCCCCGAGGCCGAGGCCGGCGCTCCCACTTTGGACACAACGACAGCTCCTTCGGAGCCCGCCAAGCCGGAGGAGACCAAGCCAACTGACGGAGCCGGTGGTCTCCGCGCCCCGCCGAAGCCCGTCGAGGTTGCGTCTGTGCCAGAGACACCCGTCAACAACATGACACCCGCAGGTGGCACTCCACGACCCGTGCTCAACCTCGAAGAAGAACCAAAGGAAACGCCAAagaatgaggatgagaatgcGTTCATCACTGATGCTCCAACTTCGGCGCCTGCTGTCTCCGCCCCAAAGGATGTCCCTATGACTGACAATGCTGCCGACGACAAGCCCGCGGGCATCAACGGCGCCAGTAAGCCTGAAGTCAACGACATCGCCGAAGCGGCTGCAGGCGAAAAGCGTAAGGCTGATGAGCCTCCTGCCGCTACCAACGGCGCATCCGCCCCCGATGCGGCAGAGAAGTCGGAATCGGAGGTGCgtgccgagaagaaggctcgCGTTGAAGACGTCGCAGATGAGCCGACCGCCACTGAGAATGCTTCGCCAAACGGTAAGCACGAAAACGGGAAAGCTgcgaagaaggacaagaaggccaCCCCGGTTGCTGGGAAAACGGCACGCAAGACGCGAAGTCAGGGTCCTGTTGAGGTTTAGCAGCAATGCGAAATGGCAGGCTTTTCCTTGATCTATCATGATGGTTTATGAATGCTGCGGTACATGAGTTAGGGGTGGGACGGCGAAAATGGCGGATGGGAACGGGAAAAGGAACATCATCCCGAGATCTGCCTGGTTCAAGGATTTGTGGGTATATTTGTGCGTCAGGTAGTAAACATTGTTTGCATTTGCCATTTCATTAATTATACAGTGCTCTATTGATTAGGATGCTCTATCAGCGACTGTTTCTGCCGTGATATTGTTGTGCCAGACTGATAGCGCTGGCGGTCCTCATTTAAGCTAAGCCCAACCAAGCACCGAAGACCCATCCATTGTTTCCTTCGTAAAGCTGCGATTTCGGGGATCTGGCCTCGGAGAAGTGGAGTAGGTTCTGAACGTCAAGGTCGGGATACGTCTTTCGTTCGCAACCCAATGAGCATCCCAAAAGTACCTGTCTCACCAGGGTTGATCTCCTAAACACAGGAAGACATCGATAAGCGCCTCACCATCTTAAAATTCTGCGCGCCTGGCACTTTAGTACCAGAGAAAAGAAGCTGACGGTACCGCAGTATTAAGAAGGTCGATTCGACTGGGGCCAGGGAATGATATAGCAGTGAGAGAGATGTTAATGGTGTCTGTAACTGAATGACGAGGAGAAAGGTTACTTCTAGAAGAGTTCTCACCTTTTTGCCTAGGGACAGGGTTTCTGACAGCTTGCTAAGTGTGTTACTTGATTTGTTACCCAGAGTTGGGTTTGGGCCTGGTTAAGGATTAAAGCGTCGCTGAGGGAATTGACTGAATTTTAGGACGCTGTTTAATGATAATATTGTGATTGATGGTTGGAACTTAAGTTAGAGTCTCCTCTATTGGAACAAAATCGACAGATCGATAATGAGTCGCCTCATTTTGTTGTGTACTGGAAAGCTTCATATGTTCACAAAACTCTCTCCAAATTCCTTCATTATATATTGGCGGTCATATAGGCTGCACTACAGCTCGTCAACAAGGAGGaaaccttctcaacagcttcgCCAATCTTAGCTCCGAAAAGGGTTCTATTGGTGATTAAGTTTCGTTCTTGTGAACCGTATCAAGGTTTCAAGAAAACAATATATCAAAATGtgtttgttttctttcttatacAGTGGTATAAATAGCactctttttcttttttccttcACACCCCAAACCCTAACATCAAACCCCAAATCGTCAAGCTACGCCTATAACATCGGCTCACTACCGCTTATACCGAGATCCTCATTTCAAAAACATCGAAAATGGCCGTATCATACATATTTGTGTTGCTTATAGGTTCATGCTATGGTGTTCTCTTTCGGATGTACACCGGCGGCCCTCCACCAGCTGCTCCCAGTCATCTCAGCCGCATCCGCCGCCTCGAATACTATCTATGTCACAGCACCTATAGACAGACGCTCCTGAGTGTGACTATGCTCCTATTATTCGGAAACATGCTTATCGCAATCGATGAGGGAAAATATTCACCCTGTATATTCTGGTCATATTCGAACCCAAGGCCCCTTTTGCAGTTCTTGACTGTGATGCTGCTGATTGCAGCTAGTGTTCTCTTCCTCATGGCATATGGAAGACGCAGAGACCCAGAGGCTGAAGCTGCCGAGAAGATCGATCTCTATCTTTCTTGTGTGCCTTATTATTGGTACTGAGTCTCATACAGGATGGCACTTTTGGGGGTTAGTCATGAAATTTCAACACAAACCCCAGCAATTGGCTAAGAACGTGCTGACTTTAAATTGTGATAGAAGGAATAGAATACAAGGAAGGATTTAACTTTCCGGAAAGGGTCTCGCAAGCCCAGGTTGCTCTAGTACTATATTTTAAGCATTCAGTTTGGGCTGGGTTTGGCTGAGAgctgaagatcttgaaggcAACTTGGCGGAACCAGAGGCTGCCGACTAGGGATAATGATTAGAAACTTCTTCCAAGCATAACTCTAAAAGACTTTATTCTCTTCTACATGCTTATAACTCGGGcttcttgtttttttttaagtCAGTCTTTCCAAACTCCTGAAATGTATGCCCTTGAAGGCCCATTGGGGCTCCACAGTCGGGGTAAACGTGTTACCATTCGCAGAACCAACAACACGAAGAGCAAAAGCAAACCCATATTCATcttaaaaagaaaatcaCGCATGACATATGTAAAGAACATATTCATTAAGGCGCACCGCTTGAAGTGTTTCTCCGCCATACATATTAACTTTATTTAGTGGAACTACTGTTCATTTATTGTGCAATCTCACTTATCATGGGTTCAGCGGTCTATCCAACGTTTGAAGTTGGTGACCATGTAGCTTTCATGGAGTTTGCCCTCATACATGCAAAAAAGTCACGACCAGCTGCCAACAAGTTCTGTGTCGGAGCCGTACTTGTTGACGCCACCAAGGGCAGAGTTATATCGACAGGGTACTCGCTAGAATATCCGCAAGATTATAAAGGAGACCCAGGTACAACGCACGCAGAGCAGTGTTGTTTCATT
This genomic window contains:
- a CDS encoding 3-oxoacyl-[acyl-carrier protein] reductase — protein: MSDRVSQLAGHLNYPKGLLAGQVGIITGSGQGIGAEAARLFAKEGAKVVVADIDAEKCKAVADDINKNGGQAIAVPGDILKAEYINDLIKRAADFGDGKINIIVNNAGYTWDGVIHKMTDKQWDTILALHCTAPFTLVRAAAPYFRVRDGASRCIVNISSTSGVHGNAGQLNYSLAKAGITGFTKTIAKEWGPSFGVRANTVAFGHILTRLTAAKEDGAFVTGPDGEKIALGIPTKQKEAAGDNAHADIPLRRAGTATEAASAVLAVASPLFSYVSGQTIMVTGGRNM
- a CDS encoding dolichol-phosphate mannosyltransferase; translated protein: MVANTNKYSVILPTYNERKNLPIITWLLNRTFTENNLDWELIIVDDGSPDGTQEVAQQLVKVYSPHVVLKPRAGKLGLGTAYVHGLKFVTGNFVIIMDADFSHHPKFIPEMVALQAKGNYDIVTGTRYAGNGGVFGWDLKRKFVSRGANLFADTVLRPGVSDLTGSFRLYKRAALEKAIASTESKGYSFQMELMVRAKAMGCTVAEVPISFVDRLYGESKLGGDEIVQYAQGVFNLWLKV